In the genome of Entelurus aequoreus isolate RoL-2023_Sb linkage group LG08, RoL_Eaeq_v1.1, whole genome shotgun sequence, one region contains:
- the LOC133656397 gene encoding uncharacterized protein LOC133656397 codes for MRVHPLPDKASACPNPTLQGPYHQPNAEKLHRPHAQREHCILAIHTAMCPYKSRPGTEPPNEGKSQRIPSTSMPTAGSTTAPSQYKHLQPPKPKQKSDRPHKPPQRTHPATTETANPPTPTHSQPSQSSHRTSTPANQTPQRVADHTHRHSSVEPQTAPVNATERRTAGPHSRSATQDRRRKPKETRGQRGTGRPPPDSGKPPRPPGATPRPTTYERNSSPPDPRRPPAAPTTPDR; via the exons ATGCGAGTCCACCCACTGCCAGACAAAGCCAGCGCCTGCCCCAACCCAACTCTGCAAGGTCCATACCATCAAccgaacgcagaaaaactgcacagacCCCATGCCCAACGTGAACACTGCATCctggccatccacacagcaatgtGCCCATACAAGTCCCGGCCAGGAACGGAGCCCCCCAACGAGGGAAAAAGTCAACGCATCCCGTCTACAT CAATGCCAACCGCCGGAAGCACCACAGCCCCTTCGCAGTACAAACACCTGCAgccgccgaaaccgaaacaaaagAGCGACCGACCCCACAAACCACCACAACGCACACACCCAGCTACCACCGAGACCGCCAACCCACCGACCCCAACTCATTCACAGCCCAGCCAATCGAGCCACCGGACATCCACCCCGGCCAACCAAACACCCCAACGCGTCGCCGACCACACCCACCGCCACAGCTCCGTAGAGCCGCAGACAGCGCCGGTGAACGCCACCGAGAGGCGAACA gcgggcccgcacagccgcagcgcGACCCAGGACAGAAGGAGGAAGCCCAAGGAGACCCGAGGCCAGAGGGGCACGGGCCGtcccccgcccgacagcggcaagcCCCCCAGGCCCCCGGGTgcaaccccccgcccaaccacctACGAGAGGAACAGCTCCCCACCCGACCCAAGGCGGCCGCCCGCAGCCCCAACCACCCCCGACCGCTAG
- the LOC133655960 gene encoding cell surface glycoprotein 1-like, with the protein MTSSMLRRQLKNLVQNYSEAEVKVREATSNDPWGPSSSQMADISDLTYNVVACNEIMTMLWKRLKDDKNWRHIHKSLTLLEYLLKTGDDRVLLKMKDNVYIVKALTEYRFVEKDGKDQGSNVREKAKVVLVLMEDDEKLKEERDFAVKTREKTSKGAAASSSDTVMDPNYKPCYVVGSSGLPSLDNIPSVADLTASFAARKEERIKQEVQKKETERRAKLSDDELKWEDAGKGEGDVQDAWGGNKKKEEEVKTEPWGAPKEATDPWGATSRPDASVAGSAKTDKNSFDFSSKNGDALKDKPDPFTVSPERGDPFVAQNDSTAKKMSPNDEEDISATPENETHPFSSSNSDPFIAPKDDPFNAHKEDPFNAPKDDPFNAPKDDPFNAPKDDPFNAPKDDPFNTPEDDPFNASKDDSFNAPKDDPFNVPKDDPFNVPKDDPFNAPKDDPFKAPKDDPFNAPKDDPFNAPKDDPFNASKDDPFNAPKDDPFNAPKDDPFNSPKDDPFISPKDDPFNSPKDDPFNALKDDPFNTHKDDPFGAPEDDPFGSPKDDPFSTPKDDPFNAPKDDPLKSPGDDPFNVPKDDPFDSPKDDPFNAPKDDPFSTPKNGDKFSALKDDSFSTPKDDRFNTQENNDPKADPFSAPEDGDPFSTPKEKAPSKENVLSATCADAEESPPCKDEPFSAPAKEYPFAVQSDASSDPFIAPPLSSPQGGGDMWGTPPCSAPTPGSDPWGTGPSASSPVDGGNPFGDGATKADNDPWGGAGPDDAWGASSPPANDPFGDGACNAKGGAEKTF; encoded by the exons ATGACATCCTCAATGCTTCGCAGACAACTGAAGAACCTGGTCCAGAACTATTCTGAGGCCGAGGTTAAG GTTCGAGAAGCCACCTCCAACGACCCCTGGGGGCCCTCCAGCTCACAGATGGCCGACATCTCCGACCTGACCTACAACGTGGTGGCCTGCAATGAGATCATGACCATGCTGTGGAAACGTTTAAAGGACGACAAGAACTGGAGGCACATCCACAAG TCGCTGACCCTGCTGGAGTACTTGCTGAAGACTGGAGACGACCGCGTGCTCCTGAAAATGAAGGACAACGTCTACATCGTCAAAGCCCTCACAGAGTATCGCTTTGTGGAGAAAGATGGCAAAGATCAG GGTTCAAATGTGAGAGAGAAGGCCAAGGTGGTTCTTGTTCTCATGGAGGATGATGAGAAACTAAAAGAAGAAAGAGACTTTGCTGTAAAGACCAGAGAGAAGACATCTAAAGGTGCTGCAG CCTCATCGTCAGACACCGTCATGGATCCTAACTACAAGCCGTGTTACGTTGTCGGATCCTCGGGTCTTCCATCCCTAGACAACATTCCCTCAGTGGCCGACCTGACTGCTTCCTTTGCCGCCCGCAAGGAGGAACGCATCAAACAAGAAGTGCAAAAGAAAGAGACTGAGAGGAGG GCAAAATTGTCCGATGATGAGCTCAAGTGGGAGGATGCAGGAAAAGGAGAAGGTGATGTCCAAGACGCCTGGGGGGGAaacaagaagaaggaggaggaggtcaAAACAGAGCCCTGGGGGGCGCCAAAGGAAGCCACTGATCCTTGGGGCGCAACTTCCAGACCCGACGCATCCGTAGCTGGTTCTGCTAAAACTGATAAGAATTCTTTTGACTTTTCATCAAAGAACGGAGACGCTCTTAAGGACAAGCCAGACCCATTTACCGTTTCACCCGAAAGAGGCgatccatttgtggcccaaaatgaTTCCACGGCAAAAAAAATGTCACCAAATGACGAAGAAGATATATCGGCTACTCCCGAAAATGAAACGCATCCATTCAGTTCATCTAACAGCGACCCATTTATTGCCCCCAAAGACGACCCATTCAATGCCCACAAAGAAGACCCATTCAACGCCCCTAAAGACGACCCATTCAACGCCCCTAAAGACGACCCATTCAACGCCCCTAAAGACGACCCATTCAACGCCCCCAAAGACGACCCATTCAACACCCCTGAAGACGACCCATTCAACGCCTCTAAAGACGACTCGTTCAACGCCCCCAAAGACGACCCGTTCAACGTCCCCAAAGACGACCCGTTCAACGTCCCCAAAGACGACCCATTCAACGCCCCCAAAGACGACCCATTCAAAGCCCCCAAAGACGACCCCTTTAACGCCCCCAAAGACGACCCCTTTAACGCCCCCAAAGACGACCCCTTCAACGCCTCTAAAGACGACCCCTTCAACGCCCCCAAAGACGACCCCTTCAACGCCCCCAAAGACGACCCCTTCAACTCCCCCAAAGACGACCCCTTCATCTCCCCCAAAGACGACCCCTTCAACTCCCCCAAAGACGACCCCTTCAACGCCCTTAAAGATGACCCCTTTAACACCCATAAAGACGACCCCTTCGGTGCTCCCGAAGACGACCCCTTCGGCTCCCCCAAAGATGACCCCTTCAGCACCCCTAAAGACGACCCGTTTAATGCTCCCAAAGATGATCCACTCAAATCCCCTGGAGATGACCCGTTCAACGTCCCCAAAGATGACCCATTTGATTCCCCTAAAGACGACCCGTTTAATGCCCCTAAAGACGACCCATTCAGTACCCCTAAAAACGGCGACAAGTTTAGTGCCCTGAAAGACGACTCATTTAGTACCCCAAAAGATGACCGGTTTAACACCCAGGAAAACAACGACCCCAAAGCTGACCCTTTCAGCGCCCCTGAAGATGGCGACCCATTTAGCACACCTAAAGAAAAAGCCCCCTCAAAAGAAAACGTTTTGTCAGCAACTTGTGCGGATGCTGAAGAGTCGCCCCCCTGTAAGGACGAGCCTTTTTCTGCCCCTGCTAAAGAGTACCCCTTTGCAGTCCAGTCTGACGCATCGTCAGACCCCTTCATTGCCCCTCCACTGAGCTCGCCCCAAGGCGGGGGAGACATGTGGGGTACCCCTCCATGCTCTGCACCCACCCCTGGCTCGGATCCTTGGGGGACTGGACCGAGCGCTTCTTCACCTGTTGATGGTGGCAATCCGTTCGGGGACGGTGCTACCAAGGCAGACAATGACCCATGGGGGGGCGCAG